The genomic stretch TTCTCGTCTTTCTTGAATTCGTCTGCCAACCAGTTGATGATCACGTCATCGAAGTCGTCACCTCCTAAGTGAGTATCACCATCGGTTGATTTTACCTCGAACACACCGTCACCTAATTCCAAGATAGAAATATCGAAGGTACCACCTCCCAAGTCGAAAACGGCGATCTTCATATCTCGATCTTGTTTATCTAATCCGTAAGCCAATGCTGCGGCAGTCGGCTCGTTGATAATACGTTTCACGGTCAATCCGGCAATTTCTCCGGCCTCTTTCGTCGCTTGACGTTGGGCGTCGTTAAAATATGCGGGAACGGTAATTACCGCCTCTGATACCTCTTGTCCCAAGTAATCTTCAGCTGTTTTCTTCATTTTCTGAAGAATCATGGCAGAGATTTCCTGCGGGGAATATTTACGGTCACCGATTTCAACACGCGGGGTATTGTTTTCTCCTCTTACAACTTTGTAAGCTACACGATTGATTTCTTTATCTACCTGATCATAGGTTTCACCCATGAAACGTTTGATAGAGTATATTGTTCTCGTCGGGTTCGTGATAGCCTGACGTTTTGCAGGGTCACCTACTTTTCTTTCGCCGTTGTCAACAAAAGCAACAATAGATGGTGTTGTTCTCCTACCTTCACTGTTCGGGATCACCACCGGCTCATTACCTTCCATTACGGCAACGCAAGAGTTCGTGGTTCCCAAGTCTATACCAATAATCTTTCCCATATTGTTTAATATTTATAATGTTATTATTTTCTATTTACTTTTTCGTTCTTTGTCCCTGAATAGTTTCAAGAACATTTATCTTTTATCAAACGGTGTGCCAGTTCCCAAATAAGACTTATTTTCATAAAAATCTATTACAAACATGCGGCTGGTGTCACGTTTACTGACAGAACGTCATAAATTGAACAGGTCAAGATGTTTCAATCTGACAATGAAATGGCAGAAAGAGTATTGGGAGTTGATAACTTATTTTATATCTTTATACCCGTTAAAGGTCGTAAGTAGACGGTAAAATATATTAACTAGTTATGTAAAAGATTTTACAGTGGAAGAAGTCGTAAATAAGTCTATTCAGGTAATTGGTTTTACGAGAAATGCCGATTTTCAATTACCCGTTTTAAATACCGATAAAGAATTATTGCAGGAGAATATCATTCTGCTACGGGTTGGTTGTCAGCATGAAGAGTTTCTAAACGTGTTACAACAGGTTCGGGCTGAGGATATAATGCTTGTCGATCTGGACCGGGTGGCCTTGCCTATGTTGAACGCTCTTGGACAAGCTTACGGGAAAACGGAACGAAAGGATCATATTTATTATGTGAGTAGCCGGAAACGTAAGTTGTGGCTTGGATTTGTGGATACAGTCTTGTGGCGGAGCGATCGGAGTATCACGGATTCTCCTGTGTTAATCGGTAACAAGTCTTTGTTCATGAAAGCATATGCTGGGAATGATCTGGACGGTAATTTGTTGAGGGCTGTGAGTTACAGTTTACAGAAAGCATTCGTGAAATTCGGTACCTTGGAGGTGTCTGTTACCTGGAAAGATTTGGAAAACGTTTCAAATCCTGCCATGAATTATTTTTGGAAGATACCTTTTCGTTTTTTGACGACAGGCCGTTTCTTTACCACGTTGTTTGATGTTTCCGGTCGGTCTCTTCGGGATATGACATACCGGATGCTTATGTTGTTATTCGGTTTGTTTGTCTTTTTCTATATGCCTTATATCAGTAAGGATTACGGGATTAGCGGGGACGAGTTTGTCGATCACCGACATTCCGGTTATGTACTTGATTTCTTCACGAAAGGGGATAAGGCTGCGCTGAATCAGCCTCAAACGGCTTTACACCTTTACGGTAATTCGATGCAGGTGGTGGCGGCTGTCGTGGCTAACATGATCGGTGCGGATGATGTTTATGCCGTGCGTCATGTCGTGTGTGCCTTGGTGGGAGCTTTGGGGATAATTATGATCGGTTTGTTGGGAATGCGTTTCGGGGGAGGGTTGTGTGGACTTATTTCCATGTTGTTACTCTTTTTTTCGCCCCGTTTCTTCGGGCATAGTATGAATAACCTGAAGGACATTCCGTTTGCCGTGGGATACTTGGTTGCCATATTCTATTTCGTGCGGATGTTCGATCGTTATCCCGTGGTCAAACTACGACACATGATCGGGGCCATGCTGGGAATCGCTTTGGCATTGGGAACCCGTTCCGGGGGTTTGCTTTTGTTTCCGTACTTGTTGATGTATGGCGGTTTGTTTTACATCTTATGGGTCGGATTCAAGGAGTTTTATAAATTTATGAAATATCGTAAGGATGTCGAAAACGTCTTGTTTTTGATTATACTCGTTTTATTTGTTGGGTATTTCTTGTCTATCATCACGTGGCCTTTTGCGTTGGCTCGCCCGTTTACTAACGTGGTTGTGTCATTGAAGGAATTCACGAATTATAATATCGGGTTGCGCACTATATTCGAGGGAGAACAGATGATGTCGAATATGCTGCCTGTTCATTATGCCCCGAAATACTTGATGATCGGGTCTCCCTTGGTGGTTGTTATCGGTTTTATTGGGTATCTTTTTTTCATGGCTTTCCGGAAGAAGGAATTCTCTCTGTTGTCGTTCTTTATTTTATTCTCACTGGTATTTCCCGTGTTCTGGGTTATTTACCAGAAATCAAATTTGTACGGGGGAATTCGTCATTTGTTGTTCGTGATGCCTTTCATGGTGTTGCTGGCAGCCCGGTTCTGGACGTTAATGTTATCTGTTTCCCCTAAATATTTGAAGGGTGTCATGGTGGTTGTGCTTGTCGGGTTGTTATTCTTACCTGCACGTCACATGGCCGTGAATCATCCCAATGACTATGTTTATTTTAACGAGTTGGTGGGAGGGTTGCGAGGTGCTTACGGGGATTACGAAACGGATTATTATTATAATTCCTTGAAAAAAGGGGTGGATTGGTTCAAGAAGAACGTGGATTATAAGGGACGTCCTCTCCGGATCGTGACGAATCATAGTGCGAATCTGCAACATTATTTCCGGAAAGATACGAATATTACCATCGTGTATAGCCGGTATTACGATAAATTCAGCAAGGAGTGGGATTACATGATATTCGATAACGTGTATATCAATAGTTTCCAGTTGAAAAATGGTCTTTTCCCAGTGAAAGAGGGCTTTTTGTATTCGGTGGATGCCGATGGGTTGCCGATGTGCGTGGTGGGTGAGAGAACGTCTAGGGATGATTACGAGGCGATCAAGTTGGAGGAACAGAAGAAGTACCCGGAGGCGATCGCGAAATTGGAGAATTATTTGAAGGATCACCCGTGGAACGAGGAAATGTGGATGCGTTTATCCCGGATGTACTACACGATTGGCAAGCCGGAGGAGGCTCTTCGGTGTACGGGTGAATCTCTGAAATGGCAACCGCAGTTGATGGATGCGTTGAATATCCGGGCGTTGAGTGCTTTGGATTTGAAAAAGTTCACGACGGCTCATCAGGCGGTTGACGCGATGTTGGCCCAAAATGACGTGGCATCTTCTTCTTATTATTTGAAGGGGTTGATTTACTACACGGAGGGAAAGGATAAGGAGGCGCTGGATAATGTCAATAAAGCGTTGAGGTATAACGGTGGAAACGTGCAGGCGTTGGCCTTAGGTGGGGATATTTTACGGCGAAACGGGAGTTATTCGAAAGCGATAGAACCTTACGAGAAGGTGGTGAGAGCCAAACGGGCGGATGAGCGGGTGTTGCTTTCTTTGGCGGAATGTTACTGTCGTGTGAATAACTACAAGTTACTGGAACAGATCACATCATTGTTACGTGAGCAAGGACGGGATAAAGAGGCGTTG from Butyricimonas virosa encodes the following:
- a CDS encoding tetratricopeptide repeat protein, whose protein sequence is MEEVVNKSIQVIGFTRNADFQLPVLNTDKELLQENIILLRVGCQHEEFLNVLQQVRAEDIMLVDLDRVALPMLNALGQAYGKTERKDHIYYVSSRKRKLWLGFVDTVLWRSDRSITDSPVLIGNKSLFMKAYAGNDLDGNLLRAVSYSLQKAFVKFGTLEVSVTWKDLENVSNPAMNYFWKIPFRFLTTGRFFTTLFDVSGRSLRDMTYRMLMLLFGLFVFFYMPYISKDYGISGDEFVDHRHSGYVLDFFTKGDKAALNQPQTALHLYGNSMQVVAAVVANMIGADDVYAVRHVVCALVGALGIIMIGLLGMRFGGGLCGLISMLLLFFSPRFFGHSMNNLKDIPFAVGYLVAIFYFVRMFDRYPVVKLRHMIGAMLGIALALGTRSGGLLLFPYLLMYGGLFYILWVGFKEFYKFMKYRKDVENVLFLIILVLFVGYFLSIITWPFALARPFTNVVVSLKEFTNYNIGLRTIFEGEQMMSNMLPVHYAPKYLMIGSPLVVVIGFIGYLFFMAFRKKEFSLLSFFILFSLVFPVFWVIYQKSNLYGGIRHLLFVMPFMVLLAARFWTLMLSVSPKYLKGVMVVVLVGLLFLPARHMAVNHPNDYVYFNELVGGLRGAYGDYETDYYYNSLKKGVDWFKKNVDYKGRPLRIVTNHSANLQHYFRKDTNITIVYSRYYDKFSKEWDYMIFDNVYINSFQLKNGLFPVKEGFLYSVDADGLPMCVVGERTSRDDYEAIKLEEQKKYPEAIAKLENYLKDHPWNEEMWMRLSRMYYTIGKPEEALRCTGESLKWQPQLMDALNIRALSALDLKKFTTAHQAVDAMLAQNDVASSSYYLKGLIYYTEGKDKEALDNVNKALRYNGGNVQALALGGDILRRNGSYSKAIEPYEKVVRAKRADERVLLSLAECYCRVNNYKLLEQITSLLREQGRDKEALQKIELRALIQQKRMEDAEKLLKQMNGVKEDSEFVLLRALCELAAGRRATATEMAQKAIELDPKNREAIELQRFLSKEMEIRK